The genomic region TTGCGGCGTAGCGCTGAGTGAGAAATCTTGGGCATGTTCTTTCCTGGCTTTGGTCATCGTCAAGTGACGATCAATGTCTATTCGTGGTGGCGTGAGATTACCACGCAGACGCCCGCAGGATTATGACGTTTGAGCATGGCCCGCGTAGCGAGCCCATGACGGGTCGGTTAAAGGGTTGAGGATGGAGAAGCCGGCCAGAAGATCAATTAGATGCAATAGCTGCATTATTAAAGAATTACGTTATGCATTATGGGTATTTTACACCTGATCACTGCAACCTCATCGTATCGACACTGACAACCATTGCCGAGACCGCGCGCGCGGATCGACTTGAAATGCCCTGACCGGGCATCTGGAGACGAACGTGCGTTACCTGACAACACTGGCGGCGGGGTTCACCGCCGCCTTACTGTGCCTGACGGCACAGGCACACACCCTGGTCGTCGGCGACCAGAGTTACAACGCTCAGGCCGTGATGGAAGCGGCGGGGGTGCTGGATGATCTGCCCTACACACTGGATTGGAAGCAATTCACCGCCGGCTCCCCGGTGGCCGAGGCGCTCAACGTCGGCAGCCTGGATATAGGCCTGCTGGGGGATGCGCCGGTATTGTTCCTGGGCGCATTGGGCGCGCCGATCAAGGTGATCGCGGTCAGCCGACAGAACCTCGAGGGCGTGGCGATCCTGGTGAAAAAAGAATCGTCGATCCACAGCCTGGCCGATCTTGCCGGTAAACGCGCGGCGATCTGGAAAGGCTCCTGGAGCCAGCAATTGCTGCTGACCGCGCTGGACAACGCGGGGGTGGCACCAGACACCCTGCAATGGCGCTACCTCAGTGCACTGGATGCGTCCCATGCGCTGGAAGGCGGTTCGGTTGACGTCATCGCCACCTGGGAACCCTACGTCACGCAACAGGAGCGCCAGGGTGCGCGGGTACTGGCGACCGCCGAGGGGTTGATTCCCGCCCAGAGCTTCATTGCCGCCAATGCCGGTGCCGTCGAGGCCAAGCGTGGGCCCATCAGCGATTTTCTCCAGCGCCTGAAAAAAGCCCGTGACTGGGCCCGGCAGAACCCGGCCAACGCCAATGCGTATGCCGACGCCTGGGCCAAGCGCACCCGCGCCGACGCTGACATCGCCCGCGCCTGGTTTGCCCGTGCGCGCACCACCGTCGAGCCATTGACGGCCCAGACGCCTGTGGAAGCGCAAAAGACCGTGGAGTTTTTTGCCAGCCAGGGCCTGGTCAAGTCCTACCCGGCCGCCACCCTGTTCGACCCTTCATTCACGGCGTTCTTGCAGCCTGCCGTGGCCGAAGCCCAGCCCGGGACTCTTCAAGGAACCCCTGCACAATGACTCAAAGACAGCTCAAACTCGGCGCCCTGACCATGGGTTGCGGCGGGCCGGGCCGGCATAACCTGTGGCTTGACCCGCAATTGCCGGCCGATGCCAGCGTCAACGTCGACTGGTACATCGACATTGCGCGCCAGGCCGAGGCGGCGCTGTTCGACCTGATGTTTATCGTCGACAGCCAGTTCATCACCGAAGGTTCGCCGTCCCATTACCTCAATCGCCTGGAACCGCTGACGCTATTATCGGCATTGGCGGTGAGCACCCGGCATATCGGCCTGGTCGGTACGCTGACCACTTCCTACAACTCGCCCTATAACGTCGCCCGGCGCCTGGCGTCCCTGGACCTGATCAGCAAAGGCCGCGCC from Pseudomonas synxantha harbors:
- a CDS encoding ABC transporter substrate-binding protein, whose product is MRYLTTLAAGFTAALLCLTAQAHTLVVGDQSYNAQAVMEAAGVLDDLPYTLDWKQFTAGSPVAEALNVGSLDIGLLGDAPVLFLGALGAPIKVIAVSRQNLEGVAILVKKESSIHSLADLAGKRAAIWKGSWSQQLLLTALDNAGVAPDTLQWRYLSALDASHALEGGSVDVIATWEPYVTQQERQGARVLATAEGLIPAQSFIAANAGAVEAKRGPISDFLQRLKKARDWARQNPANANAYADAWAKRTRADADIARAWFARARTTVEPLTAQTPVEAQKTVEFFASQGLVKSYPAATLFDPSFTAFLQPAVAEAQPGTLQGTPAQ